One genomic region from Xenopus laevis strain J_2021 chromosome 2L, Xenopus_laevis_v10.1, whole genome shotgun sequence encodes:
- the LOC108705411 gene encoding glucose 1,6-bisphosphate synthase-like — translation MGETGGDVNSNLLIPSSTGDPELDLAVCQWLRWDKNPKTKAQIETLLQNGKNKELRERLCCRMSFGTAGLRSPMGAGFSCINDLTIIQTTQGLYHYLERSFPDLKKKGLVIGYDTRGQVTSNSSSIRFAKLTAAVLLSKGVPVYLFSRYVPTPFVPYAVHKLRAVAGVMVTASHNRKEDNGYKVYWANGAQITSPHDKEILKCIEQHTEPWDQSWQENLPDSSPLARDPLQEITRSYMEDLESLCFHRHINMKTPLKFVHTSFHGVGHDYVQAAFKVFGFSPPIPVPEQKDPDPDFSTVKCPNPEEGECVLELSLRLAEKEGARVVVATDPDADRLAVAELQDMGRWKVFTGNELAALLGWWMFYCWDKSCSDRSDVTDVYMLGTTVSSSILHSIASKQGFHYEETLPGFKWIGNRVKSLLDDGKTVVFAFEESIGFMCGTSVLDKDGVSAAVVVAEMAAFLDSNRVTMEQQLETIYETYGYHISKTSYFLCYDPATIRRIFERLRNYSGPKRYPQFCGPYGILHVRDVTMGYDSSQLNEKSVLPVSKSSQMVTFTFQNGCVATLRSSGTEPKIKYYAEMCGSPGQGERSFLEEELKKVIDSLVENFLEPSRNGLICRCV, via the exons AATCCAAAGACGAAAGCCCAGATAGAGACGTTGCTACAGAATGGGAAGAACAAGGAGCTCCGGGAGCGTTTGTGCTGCCGCATGTCCTTTGGCACCGCTGGTCTGCGCTCTCCTATGGGTGCTGGGTTCAGCTGCATCAATGATCTGACCATTATACAGACCACCCAG GGATTGTACCACTACCTGGAGAGGAGTTTCCCTGATCTGAAGAAGAAGGGTCTTGTGATTGGATATGACACACGAGGTCAAGTGACAAGCAACAGCAGCAGTATCAG GTTTGCCAAGCTCACAGCCGCTGTTCTCCTGAGCAAAGGGGTCCCGGTGTACCTTTTCTCCAGATACGTCCCCACTCCTTTCGTG CCCTACGCTGTACACAAACTGAGAGCAGTAGCCGGAGTCATGGTCACAGCGTCGCACAATCGCAAGGAGGACAATGGGTATAAG GTGTATTGGGCAAACGGGGCGCAGATCACGTCGCCCCATGACAAGGAAATCCTGAAGTGCATCGAGCAACATACAGAGCCGTGGGACCAATCCTGGCAGGAGAATCTGCCCGACAGTAGCCCCCTGGCCAGAGACCCCCTGCAGGAGATAACCAGGAGTTACATGGAGGATCTGGAGTCACTCTGTTTCCATAG GCACATCAATATGAAGACACCCCTAAAGTTTGTTCACACGTCCTTTCATGGCGTCGGCCATGATTacgtacaggcagcgttcaaagtcTTCGGATTCAGCCCTCCCATTCCAGTCCCCGAGCAAAAAGATCCTGATCCCGACTTCTCCACGGTGAAATGCCCAAATCCGGAGGAAGGAGAATGCGTCCTG GAGCTGTCTCTCAGGCTTGCAGAGAAGGAAGGAGCCCGGGTTGTGGTGGCAACTGATCCAGATGCCGACAGACTGGCAGTTGCTGAATTGCAGGACAT GGGCCGCTGGAAAGTCTTCACTGGCAATGAGTTGGCTGCACTGCTGGGCTGGTGGATGTTCTACTGCTGGGATAAGTCCTGCTCTGATAGATCTGATGTGACTGATGTTTATATGCTGGGGACCACCGTCTCCTCTAGTATCCTGCACTCTATTGCCAGCAAACAAGGCTTCCACTATGAG GAAACCCTTCCAGGATTTAAATGGATTGGAAACAGGGTGAAAAGTCTCCTGGATGATGGGAAAACAGTTGTATTTGCATTTGAAGAATCTATAG GCTTTATGTGCGGAACGTCGGTGCTGGACAAAGATGGAGTGAGCGCTGCTGTGGTTGTGGCAGAAATGGCCGCCTTTCTGGATAGTAACCGTGTGACCATGGAGCAGCAGCTGGAGACAATCTATGAGAC ttatGGTTATCACATTTCAAAGACCTCTTATTTCTTGTGCTACGACCCGGCCACCATCAGAAGGATATTTGAGCGTCTGCGGAACTACAGTGGCCCAAAGAGATACCCCCAGTTCTGCGGCCCGTACGGCATCCTTCATGTTAGAGATGTGACCATGGGCTATGACAGCAGCCAACTGAATGAGAAATCT GTCCTGCCGGTGAGTAAGAGCAGCCAGATGGTGACCTTCACCTTTCAGAACGGCTGTGTTGCCACCCTGAGAAGCAGCGGGACGGAGCCCAAGATAAAGTACTATGCTGAGATGTGCGGCTCTCCAGGCCAAGG AGAAAGGTCTTTCTTGGAAGAAGAGCTGAAAAAGGTCATCGATTCTCTAGTGGAGAATTTCCTGGAACCCAGCAGGAATGGCCTGATCTGCCGCTGTGTGTAA